Genomic segment of Thermodesulfovibrionia bacterium:
AGCAACCGCGCTGAATCCTGTTATCGGCTACGAAGCAGCAGCGGCAGTTTCCAAAGAGGCTTACAACACAGGCAAGACTGTAAAGCAGGTTGTTATTGAAAAAGGCATCCTGAACAAGAAAGACGCAAACCGTCTCCTTGATCCTATGAAGCTTACAGGGAAGTAGGTTTACGTTTCCACTTTACCGCCCGGCAGGTGTATGCCGTTGGAACCTGTTACAATCTCTCCTTCCCAGCCGTTAACTCCACCGCGCAGACATTGGGAGTGGAAGCCGTGGTTCTTCAGGAGAAATGCCGCTACCATGCCACGGGAATCATTGAGGCAATAAGTAATATATTTTTTTGACTTGTCAAAATCTATGGATTCCTGCCGCAATATTTCAAGCGGGATGTTAATCGCGCCATATATGTGCGCTTCTTCATATTCAGCAGGGACCCTGGCATCTATGATGACATACTCATCCAGATATCTATCAAGGGGAACATCTTCAGGAAAGATATTATCTAAAAATGAAGGTTTCATGATCTGGTTGAAATCCTTTTTGTGCAGTGCAGCTACCGTTGTCTTCTCAATGGCACGGCAGGTTGCATTGCGTGGATCATCCCTGATAAGCGCCTCTTCCCCAAAGGCTTCTCCTGCGTCCAATACGGCCACCTGTTGATACTCCTCTCCCCCTTTTTTACTTTTCAATACAGCAACACGCCCTGATTCAATAATGTAATAATGTTCACCTTTTTCACCCTGCACAATGATATCTTCGCCAGGGGCGTATTGTTTTTCAGCCATCTTTTCCATGATGGCGAACATTTTAAACGGTTCAAGGAGTTGAAAGGGCTGCAGTATTTTAATTCTGTTAAAACGAAGATAACCTTCTACGTTTTTGGTAAGGGAGATATTAAAAGCGGCTTCATCCAATACAATATTTTCGAACTCTGCTTTTGGCAGTTCAAAAAGCGTAACATCGGTAATTGCACGGACTGAACTCGAACGGACGGGACAGGTCAACAGCGCTATCTCTCCAAAGCCCTGCCCGCTTCCTATGACAGAAAGTATCGCATCCTGCCCGGATTTTGTCCTCTTGGTTACTTCAACCTGGCCCTGTTTAATGA
This window contains:
- a CDS encoding cyclic nucleotide-binding domain-containing protein; protein product: MRLLASDFRRYNYFSSLSDNSLELLSKKSKVVNFPAGSVILKEGDAGDFFYFIKQGQVEVTKRTKSGQDAILSVIGSGQGFGEIALLTCPVRSSSVRAITDVTLFELPKAEFENIVLDEAAFNISLTKNVEGYLRFNRIKILQPFQLLEPFKMFAIMEKMAEKQYAPGEDIIVQGEKGEHYYIIESGRVAVLKSKKGGEEYQQVAVLDAGEAFGEEALIRDDPRNATCRAIEKTTVAALHKKDFNQIMKPSFLDNIFPEDVPLDRYLDEYVIIDARVPAEYEEAHIYGAINIPLEILRQESIDFDKSKKYITYCLNDSRGMVAAFLLKNHGFHSQCLRGGVNGWEGEIVTGSNGIHLPGGKVET